Genomic DNA from Gorilla gorilla gorilla isolate KB3781 chromosome 13, NHGRI_mGorGor1-v2.1_pri, whole genome shotgun sequence:
taccttgggcagtatggccattttcacgatattgattcttcctacccatgagcatggaaggttcttccatttgtttgtgtcctcttttatttcattgagcagtggtttgtagctctccttgaagaggtccttcacatcccttgtaagttggattcctaggtattttattctctttgaagcaattgtgaatgggagttcactcatgatttggctctctgtttgtctgttattggtgtataggaatgcttgtgatttttgcacattgattttgtatcctgagactttgctgaagttgcctatggaaagcaaacacagatggcctaATCACATTGACCAACCTCCCTGCTAACACCCTCCAGTAGTTTTCTACTAGCTCACCCCAGCTCTTAAAAGTCCTCCtgccttttgattcagcagagtTGAGTTTACTCTGTCTCCCCTATTACAGTAATCTTGACTCCTACGGCAATCATGTTaaataaagtcttccttgcctGTTCAACTCTGTGCAGGGCAATTTTTCTTTGACAGTTCACTGAGTTAACAGATGCATGAAAACTAAATCCTAAGCTGGCAGTAGATAAAATAGAGGAAACAATCTGATCAACACCAAAAAATCCTCAAAAGGCCCAGAAACCGGCATCCTTTGGTGCCTCTCGACTTGAGAGTGAAAGGGAAATAAGCTAAGAAGAAAGAGACGATAGCTATTTCAGAAGAATTTGGATCCCTAATTTCCCCCTTTTCACTGCACACTGCTCAAATATTGTCCCTCTCCTATCCCAACAGAAGTTGGGAGATTTACTTTCTGAATAAGTTTGGGTCTTGGGGTGGCCATATACGGCTAAGATTAGTGAATTATATCAAAAATAAGAGAATTACATAACAACATATGCATACCAAATGCTGAATGCTGAAATGCACAGCCCTTTATCTGCATTAAGCTGCCAAGCCTCCACCTTAAATACAGACTATTAAAAGAATTTTCTTGGAGTTTGGCTAGCCCAAGAGAAAAGAACTAAAGATACTGATATTGAGGGGTTTCCTCCCCAAATTGTGCTTCCCAGCCAGATCACCCTGTGGTGAAACTCAAAGAAGACAGCTCCATCTACAAGCACAGAGCTTCCCATCAGTTTCCACAAATGTTATTTGGTTATGGCATATATCAGCAAAGTCCATGAATCTGAAGTGCACAGCTcaataattttttcatatgtatacaCCAATGTAAACACCCCACAGATCAATATACATAACACTTCCATAAAGCCAGAACATTCCCTCTTGCCCCTTCTGAGGCACTGTCCTCTCAGAGGTAATTGCTTTGTGATTCATATCACTAtaagattagttttgcctgtttttgaagtTCAGGTAAAAGGAATTACACTGCAAAACTCTTGTATTTGGCTTCTTTAGCTCAACATTACATCTGTCAGACTCAATCATGTTTGTTGCATATACCAgaagtttgttctttttattgctgtgtaatattttattatacaaataacCCATAGTTTATTCATTTCTCTGTTGAATAATGGTGGGCAAATGGATTGCTTCcaatattttggctattatgagtaaagCTGACAGAAATATGCTCAAACATTTTGTGGGACATTTCGCTTAGAGTGTACACCTAGAATAGCAGTAATAtttctgggcaatagagtaagtaATATTTAGCTTTCGTAGATGTagacaaactgttttccaaaatatttatataaatgcacACTCTCATCCAAATCAttgagagttccagttgcccCGTATTTTCAACAGAACTAGTAGTTTCAGTCTTCTTTCCCaacattttattagaaaattttaaaaacacacagcaaagttgaaagaattttacagtAAACATTCCTATACCGCCCACCTAGATTTAACCTTTAAAACTTTATTATACTTGCTTCCacacatccatttattcatccttcattctactttattttaaaatcaactttattgggctattatttacataaaatgtaccTATTTTAGGTGCACATTTTAAGAAGTTTTGACAACTTTATATACCTGTGCAAACTACCACAGTCAAGATACGAACTTCACTCCAAGTCCCATGCAGCCAGCCATCTGAATTCTGTCATTGTAGATTAAGTTTGCTTTTCCCAGAGTCAAATTAATAGAATCTTACAGTATGCACACTTATGTCTGGTTTCTTTGGCTCAACAAAGTgtctgagatttatccatgttgtggtGTACGTCAGTAACTTATGTTTTCATTACccagtagtattctattgtataccacaatttgtttatgccTTTTATAGCTGATGAGCATTTTGGCTATAACTATTTCTGATCATTATGAATAATTGAGCTATAAATACCCATGTACAAACTTTTGGGTGGACATATTTCATGTGATAACTGTATGTTCAGTATTgcaaaaaaattcattttccaaagcagttgtgccactttacatttctaccagcactATATGGGGATTCCGTTGctcatatttttgttattgtttagacagggtcttgttttgtcacccaggctggagtgcagtggtgcaatgatctcagcttactgcagcctcgaccttctgggctcaagcaaccttcccaactcaatctcccaagtagctgggaccataggcatgtgctaccacgcccagctaatttttgtattttttgtagagatggggttttgccatgttgcccaggctggtcttgaactcctgtgctcaagtggtctgcctgtctcagcctcccaaagtgctgagattagaggcgtgagccactgtgcctggcccagatgctCATATTCTTGTTAGCACTTGGTATTGCCAGTCTTTTTATTTTAGGAGGTAAACTGTAATATtacactgtagttttaatttgcattgttcTGATGACTGATGATGTTGAGTACCTGGAAACTTGCTGTTGGAACCCAGTCGTCATGTTGTGAGAAGGCCTAGACTACAGGGAGAGGCCATGGGAAGGTATTCTAGTTGACTGTCCCAGCTAACTTCCTACCCATAAGGTCTAACACTCAACATCAACAACCAGATATCTGATTAAACAAGAGAAAAGATGGTTCAGTCTCCATCCTCTTAGCCGTCAAGGAGACATCACATGGAGTAGAGATGAGGTATCCAAACCAGTTCTGCCCAAACTGAAAGTGAGTAAAATAAATGCAGTTGTTATttaaagccactaagttttggagtggtttgttacacaACCACAGGTAACTGGTACCGATTTTGGTTATCAtaatcataattttcttttttcaacttttgttagcttcataaaatgaggtggcagctatttcctttttgtttaccTTCTGTAGAATTTGTGTAAGATTAAACGGAATCTTTCTACAATGTATGCATAGATTAAAACATTACATTGTAgctcataaatatataaagttgtcagttaaaaataatgaatgaattaaaattttacttagattaaaatttttttaaatttaatttttttaaatgatgagggAATTAAACAGTGAAACCATCTAACCTTgaatttttctttgtggttagtTGTTGATATTGATTTCGTTAATAGATATAGGAATATTCAGCTTTCTGTCTCAAATTACAATATCTGCACTAGGTTTTAAAAGCTCTATTTTCCAAGAATTTTGTTATCAAATTTGTTAgtaaacatatttttcaaaatagcctcttttttcttttttttctttttttttttttttgagatggagtttcgctcttgttgcccaggctggagtgcaatggcacgatctcagctcaccgcaacctccgcctcccaggttcaagtgattcttctgcctcaccctccctagtagctgggattacaggcatgcgccactacgcctggctaattttgtatttttagtaaagacagggtttctccatgttagtcagactggtctcgaactcctgacctcagggatctgccctcctcagcctcccaaagcaaaaTATCCTCTTCTTATCCTTGTGATGCCTGTGAAACCTGTAGGGACAaccttgttttctctttcttttctcttgatccGTCTGGCTAGGGGttaatcaattttgttgattttcttcaaAAGGCCAACTTTGGCTTTGTTAGTTTTCTctagtgtttgttttttatttcattgtttttatttctttctttttactttcttagggtttactttgcttcttttcttctagCTTTTAAATTTAGAACGTTGTTATTAACTGTAGACCTTTTTTCCTTAATTCAAGCACTTAAAgcaataaatttccctctaagcacaaCTTTAGCTGCATTTCCAACATTTTGgtgttacatttttaatataattcatctcaaaatattttctaatgtaccTTAAATTTATTCTTTGACTCATAGACTTTCTATTTGTAttgcttaattttcaaatatcttgatttttaaatttattggtgttattgatttataatttaatttcatcTTAGTTGGAtataatattatgtatgattacaatccttttaatttattaacatttattttatggcCCTCTGTATGGTTTTTGTTGGTGAGTTGACCATATGATTTGAAAGAATGTGCATTTTATAAGTGGTTGTTTATGGTATTCCATAAGTATCAATTAGGTAAAGAAagtattattcaaatattttatatatttattaatcattCTATCTACTTGTTCTACCAGCTtttgggaaaaaatgttaaaatatctaGATATAATTGTGTAATTTCCCATTTCTCcctttaattcttttaatttttgatgcATGTATTTTGAAACTCTTTCATAAGATGcaaccacatttatttttatatcttcagGATGAGTCGAccatattattattatgaaaCATCTTCCTTTATCTCTGGTAATACTCTTTATCTTGAAGTCTATATTGTCTAATTTTAACATAGTCACTCCAGCTTTCTTATACTTAgtatttttgtgttatttcttACCACTGTGTGAAAAATCACTCTGAAAAACTAACGCTGAACATATGCAGAAACTGGGACCCCAGAATTCTACTTCTATATTCAaccaaaatatgtatgtatactcTCCAAAGTCATGTACTAGAATGTTTATGTCACTACTATTTGTAAAATACCAGACTGGAAATTATCTAAATACCtatgaataatattaatataatagatGAATTGTGGTATATTTATCAGTGGAGAATTAGcagcaaaagaatgaaagaaacatAGCTCTGTGCTTCCTGCCCTCCTCCCTGTCCTGAGAATTGGGAGTGTCTATTATAGTTATTCCATGTCTATATCACCATTATGTTAGGCacatgtgtgttggggggtggagAAACTTGTCGCTTACATTCTCAGGTCTTCAGATTGAGAGGAACCGTACACAGGGAACTGCATCTGAGAAAACTCATTTTTACCTGGACCTCATTTAGATAATAAGATCGTGGACATTAACATGATGTGGCAAAGGGATGAGATTCTCAGGCTCTTGGGAGGGGCTGAGTCTATTTTGAATGTGGGAGGAAAGTAAATAATTTGTGGCAAGTGTGCAGGCTGTGGCAAATTAAAGAGGACCAACAATTTTTTGCCACTCTTCCTATTGAGAGACAGAGCTTAATTTTCTTCCCTTAGTGACTTGTTTGACCAGTAGAAGGCAGTAAAAGTGGGATTTTTCATAGGCTAGTTTGGGAAGCTTATGAAGTAAAGCAGCTTCCGCCTTGGTCTCTTAGAACGTTTGCTCGCACGGTGCTTGCTTTCAGAACCTGCTGCCTTGCTGTGAGCTGTCCAAGTGATGACCACCTATAGGTGTTCAGACCTAACAAACAAACGGAGAATGCaggatttatttcaaaaaatgctACGGATACAACTAGGctatttgttaaaaaattaaaagtaaaagcaGATCCTCTTCTCTCACTTTACCACAATATAAATGGCAGGTAAATTAGAGATTTAAATGTAGTACTtagaatttagaagaaataactacatgaaattttcttcatttatgcaTGGAAAGGACTTTTGTGTGTAAGAATAATGGAAAAATAACACAAAGCAAAATATCTGTcaagtttgaaaacaaaaattattttaaacttattttttagtggacaaataataattgtacatattcggggggtacatagtgatgttttgatacatatatagtgatcagatcatggtaattaggatatccatcatctcgaacatttatcatttctttctgttgggAATGCTcagtatcctccttctagctacttgaaactatataatgtattattgttaactatagtcatcctacagtggtatagaacactagaacttatccTGTTATTAGCTgtaatcaaaaataatttttttaaaaagaatattaataaagaaTAAGCAGTGAGCcacataaaaaaataataattttaaaactacataaTGGAATgactagtaaagaaaaaaagtacccataataaaatactttactttgttttattgtctttgaTAACCATTTAAAAAGGCATGAACACCCCagcgaaaagggcaaatataTTAACAGGACATTCTGAGGTTAAAAATCAGATGAAACAACCGTTCAATCTTACTAGTAACAAAGGAAATGcaagttttaaaaacaatttgattgttttattgtatttgttatatactgtttattttatttgtataaacttaGAGGATACAAGTGAAGTTTTGTTACCTGTaaatattgcatagtggtgaactctgggcttttagtgtaactatCACCAGAATATGGTACATTGTACTCATTAagcaatttctcatccctcagccccttcccaccttcccatcctcctgagtctccaatgtctattattccacttcTATGCCCAgcttgatttcatattttatggctgagtagtagttcagtgtgtgtgtgtgtgtgtgtgtgtgtacatacacactacattttctttatccagtcattcgttgatgaacacttagtttgattccatatctttgctattgtggatagtgctacaataaacatacaggtgcaggtatctttttgatatagcaatttcttttcctttgagtatatacctagtagtgaaattgctggatcaaatgatagttctattctcagttctttgagaaatcatactgttttccatagaggctgtattaatttacattcctaccaatatTGTGTAAGTATTCAATTTTCTCTGTATccccaccaacatctattattttttgacttttacaatagccattctgactggtgcaagatgatatctcattgtggttttaattttcatttctctgatggttagtgatgttgagcatttttctcatatgcttattaaccatttgtatgttttgttttgctcaaaACAGAAgtgtacaaatttatttaatacaagTTTTACATGATACAGAGCCTTAAGGAAATGAAGATCCAAGGATGCAGTTAGAGTTTGAACACTTACATACTGAATTAGATGAGGAAGAGTAAATTGTGAAAATGTGACAAGGCAAAGGGGTTTGGGCTGGGGTAGTTAATTGGGTGGAATTGACTAGAAAGATAAGGATTAGTCTAACAAGGTTTCTTTATATACATTTCCCTTAATCTCAAGTTCTGTCcttgataataaaaatgatagtTTCCTCTAGTACAGGGAGGAAATTTTCCACAAGGAAATGTCATCTCttgtttttaagaaacagaaaacaggccAGAGCAATCTTCTTGCACCTGCTGTTTTTCAAGTGCCTTCAACTCAAAATAGTCATTATGCCAAAGTGACTCATTAGGAGATggttatatgttttcttttgaaaaatgtctgttcatatcctttgtccaatttttttaaatttttatatatatatattttttattatactttaagttctagggtacatgtgcacaacgtgcaggtttgttacatatgtatgcatgtgccatgttggtgtgctgcacccattaaccggtcatttacattaggtatatctcctaatgctatccctcccccctcccctctacccccaccccacaacaggccccggtgtgtgatgttccccttcctgtgttgtttttttttttttattgttgttgttgttgagctgTTTgacttccttgtagattctgaacaTTAGTcttctgtcagatgcatagttggcaaatattttctcccattcttcaggtggtttgtttactctgttgattatttcttttgctgtgcagaagctttttggtttaatttagttccatttgtctatttctgtctttgttgcctgtgcttttgaggtgttAGCCATGAATTATTTGCTTAGATCAATgttgatatgatttggatgtttgccctctccaaacctcatgttgaagtgagatccccaatgttggatgtggggcctagtgagagatgtttgggtcatgagggcggatccctcatgaatggcttagtgctcTCCCCACAGTAATGAGTCCATGTGAAAGCTGGTTGTTTAAGACAGCATGGCATCCCTCTTGTTACCTCTCTTGCCATATGATatgctggctccccttcaccttccaccatgattggaagcttcttgaggcctcactggaagcagatgctggcactatcctttgtgtacagcctgcagaaccatgggccaaataaacctcttttccttataaattacccaccctCAGATTTTCCTTTGTAGCAATGCAGATGGACTCACACAAATGTCTAGGGGAGTttttcctcagttttcttctaggatttgtatagtttcaggtcttacagttaagtctttaatccatcttgagttaatttttgtatacggtgagaaatatgggtccagtttcattcttccgcaTATAGCAATCCAATTTTCCTAGAActgtttgttgaatagggtgtcttttccccactgtatgtttttgttaactttgtcaaatatcagttggctgtaagtatgtggctttatttccaggttctctattctttccattgatctatgtgtctgtttttatactagtaccatgttgttttggttactataactttttagtataatttgaagttggtgATGTAATGcctttagctttgttctttttgcttaggatttctttggctatttgtgatcttttttggttccatatgaattttaggatttttttctaattctttgaaaaatggtgttggtattttgataggaattgcattgaatctatagattgctttgggcagcatggtaattttaacaatattgattcttccaatccatgatcatgggatgtttttccatttattcgtGTCatctaaaatttctttcttcagtgttttgtagtttttcttgtagacgttttttacctccttggttacatATAATCCTAGGtatcatcagagactactataaacaACTATGaattcacaaatgagaaaaccttgaggaaatggataaattcttgaaaTATAAAATCTCCCAAGATTGTGCCAGGAACAAGTAGAAATGCTAAATAAACCAATACTGAGTAGTGAGATTGAATCATACAAtctcccaacaacaacaacaaaaagcccaggatcagtttaattcacagctgaatttcaccaaacatacaaagaagaactggtaccagtcttcctgaaactcttccaaaaaatcaatgaggaaagaatcctccctaattcattctacaaAGCAAGTATCACCTGGATATCAAAGCTAGAcaaggacacacaaaaaaagaaaactacagaccaatatttgtGGTgacaatagatgcaaaaattctccataaaatactagcaaactgaatccaacagcacatcaaaaagataatacaccatgatcaagtgggttttttttttgaggaatacAAGGATAGtgaaatatatacaaatcaataaatgtgattcaccatataaacagaatttaaaataaaaaccttataATCATCTCAGTAGATATAGAAAAAGCAACTGATAAAATTccatatcccttcatgataaaattccatatcccttcatgataaaaatgctcaacaaactaggcctagaaggaatatacctaaatataataaaagccatatgtgacaaacccatagccagcataatactgaatggggggAAGCTGACCGCATTCCCCCTAAGAACTAGAGAAAGACAAAGATGACCActttcatcactcctattcaacatgatACTGGAAGTCTTAACTGGAAGTCCTTAACCAGAAcaatcagggggaaaaaaaaaagacatccaaactggaaaaaggaagtcaaagtatctttgtttgctgatgatatgatctaaTACCTAGAATACCTTAAAgattcctccaaaagactcctagatttgataaatgaattgagTAAAGTTTCATGatgcaaaattaatgtacaaaaatcagtagcatttctacacactaataacaatcaagctgagaaccaaatcaagacctcaatcccatttacaatagctacaaaaattttgattattttagacCTATGAAATTGCTTATGATTGAAACCAACAATGATACTAGAACAAAGCATAGTGGATAATAGCATGTACTCCAGAGTCATTACAGACCTAGGTGGGGATTCCACCCTCTCCACTTAAtagaattaattaaaatacagtaGATATGAGTAGCTTTTTTTGAGCAGCTGCTTTGTATGAGGCACTATGGCTGGTGTGCTTTATTTAGGTTGCCTCATTAATTGAGTTTTGGAGTTTTTGAGGGTATTGTTTCCATTAGGATTATTCTCTTTAAGGAAATCGCCAGCAGAAATAGTTGTGTTTTAGTTTATACTCCTGATTTCTTCTTCAATGCAGTTTTACCTAGGACATGGGACAAGTGCTGACTTGCCTAACGCATATAGGCAGGAGTTCCCAGGTGACCTGCTAGTCAGGCTGAAGTACACTGCATTGCCAGcaagaggcctcagaatcacattCCCGAGACCCACATTTGAGATCTTAACCCCTGGGAAAGAGAGGTCCTCAGCTCCCCTAGGATCCAGCCAGAGTTGGCTGGAGAACAGGCTGCACAATGACACTGAGGTCGACCTTAACGAGCACATTGGGAGATGGTGTTCTAGGAGCCTTTATAACCTTAAGAGATATCCCTGTCTTCTTATGCCTGGGGAAGCTGAAATCGAGCCATACACTTCAGGTATTTCTAATAAACTCTAGACTCAATAGACCCCGACTTTATTGCCTCTGAGTCAGAAAGGTCTCAGagttttttattatgaattatCCATCCAAGGAAGAGAATTGGAGAATTTGAAGATGCCTAAAACTGATCCATAATCTGACAGGTGAGGATTTGGAAAGGGtaggacacatacacacacacacacatacacacactctctctctcacacacacacacacacacacacacatatacaccttcCTTCCCAGTCCGATGACCAGGTGACCAGGCAAAAGTTTCCTGGGAAAGTGCTGAGTCTCTGCCTAAGGTCAGAAGCTTCTCTATGAACCAAAGAACAAATGGAGGACTAAAATAGTTACAAAACTTCTAAGGCCAAACTTCTGCAAGATCAATATGAAATGGTTTCTCCTACCAGCTCGCTAGGGCAGCAAAAAAACAGACTGGTTATTTTCAAACCAAAAAGTCAGGGCGATACCTTTCACCTTCCCTCCCTCTGgttaaaagtaaatattagatAAATGTAGTACAAATGTAGGGGTGAAGGCACAGGTGAACTAAAATATCAGTTCCAAGAGCAGATAGAGATGCATAGCAGCAAAAAAGGGAAGAGGACAGGGATAAAGGAGAGGAAGTGATGGAAGGGAGAGAGTGGCTCCCTGTcctatttgtgtgcatgtgtgtgggaggGAACATCCTAACAGTGGATGGGGGAGTACGACACCAGACACCTACTGCCCTCAACTCACATATCCTTTGCCGCTAGTTAGGAAAGAGTACAGGACTGGTTTGAATGGGTGAGGTCAAATTCTCGGCACTGAAAGGCAAGTGGGGAGGAAGCTATCTTGTCTTAAACGTCAATTTCAGCCCCCACAAAGAGGGCTTgagagtgtgagagtgtgtgtgtgtgtgtgtgtgtgtgtgtgtgtgtgtgtgtgtgttggaggaggGGTAGGAGTTTGATGGAGATCATGCATCTTCTTTCCAATTGACAATAACAAATGGCTTTTCTAATCTTGCCATCAAGCTATTCTCAATTCTCACTTCCTCTAAATAGCCCATGCCAATTTCTCTGGTCaaacaaatctcttttctttggaTTCTGCTATAGCATACAAAGCACAATTGAGATTTGAATGGATATTATCTTAACTGTTCTCTAAATGTCTCTTGGGTATTTCCTTGTATTCCCAATGAGATTCAGAGATTCTTATTGGCAAagaccatttatttttcttttctttttttctcccagcaCAGTTCTGGCCACACAGATGCATATCTATAAATTgatctaataaataaatactgacaCATGGAAGGTTTTTATCTGCGCAGATCACACGAACTACAAGGGATGGGAAAACCAGGCAGAGTGAACCAAACCACTGTTTCAGACTTCCTCCTTCTAGGACACTCTGAGCGGCCAGAGGAGCAGCCTCTTCTGTTTGGCATCTTCCTTGGCATGTACCTGGTCACCATGGTGGGGAACCTGCTCATTATCCTGGCCATCAGCTCTGACCCACACCTCCATACTCCCGTGTACTTCTTTCTGGCCAACCTGTCATTAACTGATGCCTGTTTCACTTCTGCCTCGATCCCCAAAATGCTGGCCAACATTCATACCCAGAGTCAGATCATCTCCTATTCTGGGTGTCTTGCACAGCTATATTTCCTCCTTATGTTTGGTGGCCTTGACAACTGCCTGCTGGCTGTGATGGCATATGACTGCTATGTGGCCATCTGCCAACCACTCCATTACAGCACATCTATGAGTCCCCAGCTCTGTGCACTAATGCTGGGTGTGTGCTGGGTGCTAACCAACTGTCCTGCCCTGATGCACACACTGTTGCTGACCCGCGTGGCTTTCTGTGCCCAGAAAGCCATCCCCCATTTCTACTGTGATCCCAGTACTCTCCTGAAGCTTGCCTGCCCAGATACCCATGTAAACGAGCTGATGATCATCACCATGGGCTTGCTGTTCCTCACTGTTCCCCTCCTGCTGATCGTCTTCTCCTATGTCCGCATTTTCTGGTCTGTGTTTGGCATCTCATCTCCTGGAGGGAGATGGAAGGCCTTCTCTACCTGTGGTTCTCATCTCACGGTGGTTCTGCTATTCTATGGGTCTCTTATGGGTGTGTATTTACTTCCTCCATCAACTTACTCTACAGAGATGGAAAGTAGGGCTGCTGTTCTCTATATGGTGATTATTCCCATGCTAAACCCATTCATTTATAGCTTGAGGAACAGAGACATGAAGGAGGCTTTGGGTAAACTTTTTGGCAGTggaaaaacattctttttatgATTAGACATCTAGACGGTGATGTCTAATCTTGATCAACCCCTCCCTGTCTTCCATCACTTCAGTAATTCTACTACTGTCATGTTGATATTAGGGGAAGGTTATCCGTTGACTCTGAGTTagggatgttaaaaaaaaaaaaaagagtgtttcattcttttattaGGCTGTGGAATGAGAtgttctgtctcagcctctttcCTGACCCCAGTGAGGCAACCATTACTAACAGCAAA
This window encodes:
- the OR1N2 gene encoding olfactory receptor 1N2, with the translated sequence MEGFYLRRSHELQGMGKPGRVNQTTVSDFLLLGHSERPEEQPLLFGIFLGMYLVTMVGNLLIILAISSDPHLHTPVYFFLANLSLTDACFTSASIPKMLANIHTQSQIISYSGCLAQLYFLLMFGGLDNCLLAVMAYDCYVAICQPLHYSTSMSPQLCALMLGVCWVLTNCPALMHTLLLTRVAFCAQKAIPHFYCDPSTLLKLACPDTHVNELMIITMGLLFLTVPLLLIVFSYVRIFWSVFGISSPGGRWKAFSTCGSHLTVVLLFYGSLMGVYLLPPSTYSTEMESRAAVLYMVIIPMLNPFIYSLRNRDMKEALGKLFGSGKTFFL